A window of Mucilaginibacter sp. PAMC 26640 contains these coding sequences:
- a CDS encoding alpha-L-fucosidase encodes MKNFILSLMLLFPFCGLCQQSQKLWYNQPAKRWTQALPVGNGRLGAMIFGNAADELLQLNESSLWSGGPVKGNLNPGAVSWLPKVREAIFAGDYKNAAQLSKNMQGPYSEGYLPLGDLHIKQDLGSAAITGYYRDLDISNAVATTKFTVAGVTYTRQVFSSAPGQVIVVRISASKPGKLNMLISVNTPLKHQKAVSAGNVLLVKGKAPTHVDPGYLGKTPNPISYKDSLTKGMRYAWYTKAINKGGSIATDTAGIQIKNATEVVLLVSAATSFNGFDKSPVTAGKDENKISQKYLSKAAAANYAQLMAAHVADFQHYFNRVKLELKTEKSNTTNLPTDERLLAYTKGAKDGGFEALYFQFGRYLLISSSRPGGTAANLQGIWNNEMRPPWSSNYTTNINAQMNYWPAETTNLSELHQPLLNLTAELAITGKQTAKEFYGLNGWVVHHNSDIWAMSNPVGDGSGDPMWANWSMGGDWLSRHLWDHYLFTKDEAFLRNKAYPLMKGAVDFTLGWLVKDKDGYLVTAPSGSPENAFKDENGVEGTIALGSTMDMSIIRDLFAHFIKASEMLNMDKALRDTVMARQAKLYPFHIGKKGNLVEWYKDWEEMDPHHRHVSHLYGLYPGEQISPGTTPDLAAAARKTLEIRGDEGTGWSKAWKINFWARLEDGNHAHKLVRDLLHLTGEDGTKYASGGGTYANLFDAHPPFQIDGNFGATAGIAEMLLQSQSGDVYLLPALPDEWESGTVKGLKAMGNFEVNIGWSNHQLKSVMIKSVKGGVCKLRSNWPVKLIGTGKSSVRDGKSYLLTLVTTKGMSYELMSEVK; translated from the coding sequence ATGAAGAATTTTATCCTGTCGTTAATGCTGTTGTTCCCTTTTTGCGGATTATGCCAGCAATCTCAAAAGCTTTGGTATAACCAACCTGCCAAGCGTTGGACACAGGCGCTGCCAGTTGGTAATGGCCGTTTGGGTGCTATGATATTCGGAAATGCCGCGGATGAATTGCTGCAGCTGAATGAAAGCAGTTTATGGTCTGGCGGGCCGGTTAAAGGAAATTTGAATCCTGGTGCAGTTTCCTGGCTGCCTAAAGTAAGGGAAGCCATATTTGCCGGAGATTATAAAAATGCGGCACAGCTTAGCAAAAACATGCAGGGCCCCTATTCGGAAGGTTATCTTCCGCTGGGAGATCTGCATATTAAACAAGACCTTGGATCGGCCGCTATAACCGGTTATTACCGAGATCTTGATATAAGCAATGCCGTGGCAACTACAAAATTTACCGTGGCCGGCGTTACCTATACCCGCCAGGTTTTCTCTTCGGCGCCGGGGCAGGTAATTGTGGTGCGCATTAGTGCAAGCAAGCCCGGTAAACTTAATATGTTAATTTCTGTCAATACACCTTTAAAACACCAGAAGGCAGTTAGTGCGGGCAATGTATTGCTGGTAAAGGGCAAAGCGCCAACCCATGTTGATCCCGGATATCTTGGGAAGACTCCCAACCCGATTAGTTACAAAGATTCACTTACCAAAGGAATGCGCTATGCCTGGTATACCAAAGCCATTAACAAAGGCGGTAGTATTGCTACAGATACAGCAGGCATACAAATCAAAAATGCCACTGAGGTAGTTTTGCTGGTATCGGCTGCTACAAGCTTCAACGGTTTTGATAAAAGCCCTGTAACCGCGGGTAAAGATGAAAATAAAATTAGCCAAAAGTACCTGAGCAAGGCAGCTGCAGCAAATTATGCGCAATTGATGGCCGCCCACGTGGCAGATTTTCAGCATTACTTTAACAGGGTAAAGCTTGAGTTGAAAACAGAAAAAAGCAACACCACAAACCTGCCGACTGACGAACGCCTGCTTGCTTACACAAAAGGTGCTAAAGATGGCGGCTTTGAAGCTTTGTATTTTCAGTTTGGCCGCTATCTGCTTATTTCCAGTTCGCGCCCGGGTGGAACTGCGGCTAATTTGCAGGGAATTTGGAATAACGAAATGCGACCTCCATGGAGTTCTAACTATACAACCAATATCAATGCACAAATGAATTATTGGCCGGCGGAAACTACCAATCTGAGCGAATTGCATCAGCCATTACTTAACCTAACTGCAGAACTTGCAATAACCGGTAAGCAAACTGCTAAAGAGTTTTACGGTTTAAATGGTTGGGTAGTGCATCATAACAGCGATATCTGGGCGATGTCTAACCCGGTAGGAGACGGCTCCGGCGACCCGATGTGGGCAAATTGGTCGATGGGTGGCGATTGGTTAAGCCGCCACTTGTGGGATCATTACCTTTTTACAAAAGACGAAGCCTTTTTAAGGAACAAGGCCTACCCCTTAATGAAGGGCGCAGTTGATTTTACACTTGGATGGCTGGTCAAAGACAAGGATGGTTACCTGGTTACCGCACCATCCGGCTCGCCGGAAAATGCTTTTAAAGACGAGAATGGCGTGGAGGGAACCATTGCGCTGGGCAGCACGATGGATATGTCTATTATTCGCGATCTGTTCGCCCACTTTATAAAAGCCTCAGAAATGCTGAATATGGATAAGGCACTGCGTGATACCGTTATGGCAAGGCAGGCTAAACTTTACCCGTTCCATATCGGGAAAAAAGGAAACCTGGTAGAATGGTATAAGGATTGGGAGGAGATGGATCCGCATCACCGCCATGTTTCGCATTTATACGGGCTTTATCCCGGCGAACAGATCTCGCCGGGCACAACCCCGGATCTGGCCGCTGCCGCCAGAAAAACGCTTGAGATTCGCGGTGATGAAGGTACCGGCTGGAGCAAAGCCTGGAAAATAAATTTTTGGGCCCGATTGGAGGATGGTAACCACGCTCATAAACTAGTGCGCGACCTGCTGCACTTAACCGGCGAAGACGGGACCAAGTATGCCAGTGGCGGCGGCACCTACGCCAACCTTTTTGATGCCCACCCACCATTCCAGATCGATGGTAACTTTGGTGCTACCGCGGGCATAGCAGAAATGCTGCTGCAAAGTCAAAGCGGCGATGTATACCTGTTGCCGGCATTGCCCGATGAATGGGAGAGCGGCACCGTAAAGGGTTTGAAAGCAATGGGCAATTTTGAAGTAAATATTGGCTGGAGCAATCATCAGTTAAAAAGTGTCATGATCAAGTCGGTAAAGGGTGGTGTATGTAAATTGCGCAGCAACTGGCCAGTTAAGCTAATAGGCACCGGCAAATCCTCTGTACGCGATGGGAAGAGTTATCTTTTAACATTGGTAACCACAAAGGGAATGAGCTATGAATTGATGTCGGAGGTAAAATAA
- a CDS encoding lysophospholipase — MSVYSRRSFIIKSTVITAAANFTGILQQADAAPIDTIGKEAVILFQGDSITDGNRTRDNDWNHVMGHGYAYLISSRLWYDHPEKKFHFLNRGISGHKVTDLAARWQTDTLDLKPDVLSIMVGINDVLACFNGNKSFSAENFENDYRGLLAGTLTALPNIKLVICAPFVMQGTRTNAEYSKWTAEVAKRSAVAKKLAGEFNAVFVDFQKPFNDALAKAPVEYWVWDGVHPMPAGHELMARHWLKLVNKQIKLL; from the coding sequence ATGTCAGTCTATTCCCGCCGTTCTTTCATCATCAAAAGCACCGTTATTACTGCAGCTGCAAACTTTACAGGTATTTTACAACAGGCAGATGCAGCTCCAATTGATACAATTGGTAAAGAAGCCGTGATCCTGTTTCAGGGTGACTCCATTACCGATGGTAACCGCACCCGCGATAACGACTGGAACCACGTGATGGGCCATGGCTATGCGTATCTTATTTCCAGCCGGTTATGGTATGATCACCCGGAAAAGAAATTTCATTTTCTAAACCGTGGTATCAGCGGCCATAAAGTAACCGACCTCGCCGCACGCTGGCAAACCGACACCCTGGATTTAAAACCTGATGTACTGAGCATCATGGTTGGTATAAATGATGTGTTGGCCTGTTTTAACGGCAATAAATCTTTTAGCGCAGAAAACTTCGAGAACGATTATCGCGGATTACTGGCCGGTACGTTAACTGCTTTGCCAAACATCAAACTGGTGATCTGCGCCCCATTTGTAATGCAAGGTACACGCACCAATGCCGAGTATAGTAAATGGACCGCAGAAGTAGCAAAACGCAGCGCTGTTGCCAAAAAACTGGCAGGCGAATTTAATGCCGTGTTTGTAGATTTTCAAAAGCCTTTTAACGATGCGCTTGCAAAAGCACCGGTTGAATATTGGGTTTGGGATGGAGTGCACCCTATGCCCGCCGGACACGAGTTAATGGCAAGGCATTGGTTAAAGTTGGTGAATAAGCAGATAAAATTATTGTAA
- a CDS encoding phosphoglucomutase: MQELDPTILQKANSWLEGNYDADVKAQIQKMIDDKAYTELTDSFYRDLEFGTGGLRGTMGPGSNRINKYTIGAATQGLANYLKKTYPGEKIKVAIAHDSRNNADLFSGITADVFSANDIHVYFFKALRPTPELSFAVRHFGCKSGVMLTASHNPKEYNGYKAYGDDGGQFVAPHDKAVMDEVAKITSVDDVKFTRVAANIEEIGEEIDALYLDKITTLSVSPDAIKRQKDLKIVYSPIHGTGITLVPQALERFGFENVILVDEQTTPDGNFPTVVYPNPEEKEALTLALKKAQETDADLVMATDPDADRVGIAVKDTNGEFILLNGNQTGTMLINYLLTAWQEKGKLTGKEYIVKTIVTTYLLDKIAAAKNVTCYNTLTGFKYIGELMTKFEGEQIFIGGGEESYGYLIGDFVRDKDAVVSAAFIAEMTAYYKDKGSSLFEALLETYVQYGIYKEKLISLTKKGKTGAEEIVAMMEKFRNNPPAELGGSKVITLKDYEKRVETDLVTNTSKPIELPTSDVLQFITEDGSIISARPSGTEPKIKFYCSVNGKLASKEAYAETDKGLDQKIDKIMVDLGV, encoded by the coding sequence ATGCAGGAATTAGACCCCACCATCCTTCAGAAAGCCAACTCATGGCTGGAAGGAAATTACGATGCTGATGTAAAAGCGCAGATCCAGAAAATGATCGACGATAAAGCTTACACCGAACTAACCGATTCATTTTACCGCGATTTAGAGTTTGGTACCGGCGGCTTGCGCGGAACAATGGGCCCCGGCAGTAACCGCATCAATAAATATACCATCGGCGCGGCCACACAGGGATTGGCTAATTATCTCAAAAAAACCTACCCGGGCGAAAAAATAAAAGTAGCTATCGCGCATGATAGCCGTAATAATGCTGACCTGTTCTCGGGCATTACTGCAGATGTTTTCTCTGCAAACGATATTCACGTTTACTTTTTTAAAGCCCTGAGACCGACGCCCGAACTTTCGTTTGCGGTGCGCCATTTTGGCTGCAAAAGCGGTGTAATGCTTACCGCATCGCACAACCCTAAAGAGTATAATGGCTATAAGGCTTATGGTGATGACGGCGGCCAGTTTGTTGCCCCGCACGATAAGGCAGTTATGGATGAAGTGGCCAAAATCACAAGTGTAGACGATGTTAAATTTACCCGCGTAGCTGCTAACATCGAAGAAATTGGCGAGGAGATAGATGCGCTTTACCTGGATAAGATCACCACACTTTCAGTGTCTCCGGATGCCATCAAACGCCAAAAAGATCTGAAAATAGTTTACTCGCCTATCCACGGTACGGGTATTACCCTGGTACCACAGGCACTGGAGCGTTTTGGTTTCGAGAATGTGATTTTGGTTGATGAGCAAACCACGCCGGATGGCAATTTCCCTACCGTGGTTTATCCAAACCCTGAAGAGAAAGAAGCGCTTACCTTAGCCCTTAAAAAAGCACAGGAAACAGACGCCGACCTGGTAATGGCTACCGACCCGGATGCCGACCGTGTTGGTATTGCTGTAAAAGATACCAATGGCGAATTTATCCTTCTGAACGGTAACCAAACCGGTACGATGCTCATCAACTACCTGCTTACCGCATGGCAGGAAAAAGGCAAGCTTACCGGCAAAGAGTATATTGTAAAAACCATTGTTACTACTTACCTTTTAGATAAAATAGCTGCCGCCAAAAACGTTACCTGCTATAACACACTTACAGGCTTTAAATACATCGGCGAACTGATGACCAAATTTGAAGGGGAGCAGATCTTTATTGGTGGTGGCGAGGAAAGCTATGGATACTTAATAGGCGATTTTGTTCGCGATAAGGATGCAGTAGTATCAGCGGCATTCATTGCAGAAATGACCGCCTACTATAAAGATAAAGGCAGCAGCCTGTTCGAGGCTTTACTGGAGACTTATGTGCAATACGGCATTTACAAGGAAAAACTAATTTCTCTTACTAAAAAAGGGAAAACTGGTGCAGAGGAGATTGTGGCGATGATGGAAAAATTCCGCAATAACCCGCCTGCAGAACTTGGCGGCTCAAAAGTGATCACGCTAAAGGATTACGAGAAACGTGTTGAAACCGATCTGGTAACCAACACTTCAAAACCTATCGAATTACCAACATCCGATGTGTTACAGTTTATTACCGAAGATGGCAGCATCATCTCTGCACGCCCATCAGGTACCGAACCGAAGATCAAATTCTATTGCAGTGTAAATGGCAAACTGGCCAGCAAAGAGGCCTATGCCGAAACTGATAAAGGCCTTGACCAGAAGATCGATAAGATCATGGTTGATTTGGGTGTTTAG
- a CDS encoding oxidoreductase — MTKLANKVAVVTGASKGIGAQIAKSLAADGASVVVNYSSAKDGADKVVAEIVANGGSAIAIQGDVSKSADVINLFNQAKSSYGPVDVLVNNAGVYQFTTLADVTEEEFHRQFNINVLGLLLASREAVNNFNPNGGSIINIGSAVTAITPPGSAIYTATKAAVESITHVLAKELGAKNIRVNSLNPGMVETEGTHTAGFIGSDFHHEAVRTTPLGRIGQPEDISLVASFLASDDSRWLTGETLIASGGVR; from the coding sequence ATGACAAAATTAGCAAACAAGGTAGCAGTAGTTACCGGCGCATCTAAAGGTATAGGTGCCCAAATAGCAAAAAGTTTAGCAGCAGATGGTGCTTCGGTTGTGGTAAATTATTCATCGGCCAAAGACGGTGCTGATAAAGTAGTTGCGGAAATTGTTGCCAACGGCGGCAGCGCCATTGCCATTCAGGGCGATGTTTCCAAATCAGCAGATGTAATTAATCTTTTCAATCAGGCAAAAAGCAGCTATGGCCCCGTAGATGTACTGGTGAATAATGCAGGTGTATACCAGTTCACAACATTGGCCGATGTTACCGAAGAAGAATTTCACCGCCAGTTCAATATCAATGTATTAGGCCTGCTACTGGCATCGCGCGAAGCGGTAAACAATTTTAACCCAAATGGTGGCAGCATTATCAACATTGGCTCGGCGGTAACCGCTATTACCCCTCCGGGCAGCGCTATTTACACGGCTACCAAGGCAGCTGTCGAATCGATCACACACGTATTGGCTAAAGAACTGGGCGCAAAAAACATCCGCGTAAATTCGCTTAACCCGGGCATGGTAGAAACAGAGGGCACACATACCGCTGGATTCATCGGCAGTGATTTCCACCATGAAGCAGTACGTACTACACCTCTGGGCCGTATCGGCCAGCCGGAAGATATTTCCCTGGTGGCATCCTTCCTGGCTTCTGACGATTCCCGTTGGTTAACAGGCGAAACACTGATAGCAAGTGGCGGCGTAAGATAA
- a CDS encoding TetR family transcriptional regulator → MARTKDFDEDEVLKKAIALFWRKGYSATSMQDLVDGLGISRSSLYDTYGDKHTLYLRALESYQAAGSGQMCNIISNATSAKDSIRKLLGLVIGQLEADAERKGCFMVNAEVETAPHDEQVNSMICRNDEQVENAFYAAITKGQANGEIPANKDARALARFTFNTVKGIRVSAKSTNDKAFFDDIINVSMSVFD, encoded by the coding sequence ATGGCAAGAACTAAAGATTTTGATGAGGATGAGGTGCTGAAAAAAGCAATAGCACTTTTTTGGCGCAAAGGCTACAGCGCAACCTCCATGCAGGACCTGGTGGATGGGTTGGGTATCAGCCGCTCCAGTTTATATGATACCTATGGCGATAAGCACACCTTATACCTCAGAGCCCTGGAAAGCTACCAGGCCGCTGGCTCCGGCCAAATGTGTAACATCATTAGTAACGCTACATCTGCAAAAGATTCCATCAGGAAATTATTGGGGCTTGTAATTGGTCAGCTGGAGGCAGATGCTGAGCGTAAGGGTTGCTTTATGGTGAATGCTGAAGTAGAAACCGCCCCGCATGACGAACAGGTAAATTCGATGATCTGCCGGAATGACGAACAGGTAGAAAATGCTTTTTACGCCGCCATAACAAAAGGACAGGCTAACGGCGAGATCCCGGCAAATAAAGATGCACGGGCACTGGCCCGCTTTACGTTTAATACGGTAAAAGGTATCCGGGTATCAGCCAAATCAACTAACGATAAAGCATTTTTTGATGACATCATTAATGTATCGATGTCGGTATTTGATTGA
- a CDS encoding thymidine kinase, whose product MYTEEVFRRRNEIGGSIEVICGSMFSGKTEELIRRVNRARIAKVNVEIYSPVADTRYDKSALVSHNLNSIPSNAVEKAAAILPLGSKVQVVGIDEAQFFDADLPRVVSTLANSGVRVIVAGLDMDFKGRPFGTMPEIMAMAESVTKLHAVCVKCGSPALNSYRLVPDESQILLGEKESYEPRCRNCFNLDGAIG is encoded by the coding sequence TTGTATACCGAGGAAGTTTTTAGAAGGCGTAATGAGATTGGCGGGAGTATAGAAGTGATCTGCGGATCGATGTTTTCGGGCAAAACCGAAGAATTGATCAGGAGGGTTAACCGTGCACGGATAGCAAAAGTAAATGTAGAGATCTACAGCCCCGTGGCTGATACCCGTTATGATAAAAGCGCTCTTGTATCTCATAATCTTAACTCTATACCATCAAACGCGGTAGAAAAAGCCGCTGCTATTTTGCCTTTGGGAAGTAAGGTACAGGTAGTGGGTATTGATGAAGCGCAATTTTTTGATGCGGACCTGCCGCGGGTAGTAAGTACCCTGGCTAACAGTGGTGTACGCGTAATAGTAGCAGGCTTGGACATGGATTTTAAAGGCCGCCCATTTGGCACGATGCCCGAAATAATGGCCATGGCCGAATCTGTTACCAAGCTGCATGCCGTATGCGTAAAATGTGGCAGCCCCGCCCTCAACTCTTACCGCCTGGTTCCTGATGAAAGCCAAATCTTGCTAGGTGAAAAAGAAAGCTACGAACCCCGTTGCCGCAATTGTTTCAATCTGGATGGCGCTATAGGTTAA
- a CDS encoding rod shape-determining protein RodA, which translates to MSNNQQRSFFLNVDWLTVLIYVCLCIIGWFNIHAAVFDENNPSIIDLDTEYGKQFVFILTALVLATVILLLESQFLSALAPAVYIITVLLLLVVLVVGRNVGGNQAWINIGGGFRLQPSEFAKFATCLLLARYLSATNVKVTDPKSFLIAGGIILLPMLLIKMQPDDGSTLVFCSLIFVLYREGLSPYFLIVIGLLITLFVSSLLLNHFYVVIAIIAVTSLIVLSIKRNRPLVFKIIIGAAISIAFVFGVKPLYDHVLKPHQKKRIDVVLGLTKDNRGVGYNQNQAKIAIGSGRVFGKGYLQGTQTKYAFVPAQSTDFIFCTVGEEWGFAGSVVVLGLYLFLLLRIILIAERQRAPFSRIYGYGVASIIFFHVLINIAMAIGVMPVIGIPLPFISYGGSSLWSFTILLFILLKLDSNRMGIIYA; encoded by the coding sequence AGCGCAGCTTTTTTTTAAATGTAGATTGGCTAACGGTATTGATTTACGTGTGCCTTTGCATTATTGGCTGGTTTAATATTCATGCCGCAGTTTTTGATGAAAATAATCCCAGTATCATCGATCTGGATACGGAGTACGGTAAACAATTCGTGTTTATTTTGACGGCGCTTGTTTTAGCTACCGTTATTTTGTTGTTAGAGAGCCAGTTCTTATCGGCACTGGCACCGGCTGTGTATATCATTACGGTGTTGCTGCTACTGGTTGTGCTGGTCGTCGGCAGAAACGTTGGGGGAAACCAGGCCTGGATAAACATAGGCGGCGGTTTCAGGCTCCAACCCTCCGAATTTGCAAAATTTGCAACCTGTTTGCTGCTGGCGCGATACCTGAGCGCAACCAATGTTAAGGTAACAGATCCAAAATCATTCCTCATAGCGGGTGGCATTATCCTGCTGCCTATGTTGCTGATTAAGATGCAGCCGGATGATGGCTCTACACTGGTGTTTTGTTCGCTGATATTTGTGTTGTACAGGGAGGGGCTTTCACCATACTTTTTAATTGTAATAGGGCTGCTAATCACCCTTTTTGTGTCATCGCTATTGCTGAATCATTTTTATGTAGTGATAGCAATTATAGCTGTTACCAGCCTTATTGTGCTTTCTATTAAGCGTAACAGGCCGTTGGTTTTCAAGATCATTATTGGGGCCGCTATTAGTATAGCATTTGTTTTTGGTGTGAAACCTTTGTATGATCATGTACTAAAGCCGCACCAAAAGAAACGTATTGATGTAGTGCTTGGGCTTACCAAGGATAACAGGGGCGTAGGTTATAACCAAAACCAGGCTAAGATTGCTATCGGTTCCGGCAGGGTGTTCGGGAAAGGTTATTTACAGGGCACACAAACCAAATATGCTTTTGTACCTGCTCAAAGTACCGATTTTATTTTTTGCACTGTTGGGGAGGAGTGGGGCTTTGCAGGGTCAGTAGTAGTGTTGGGTCTTTACCTTTTTTTATTGCTCAGGATCATTTTAATTGCCGAAAGGCAGCGCGCGCCCTTCTCCAGGATTTATGGATATGGTGTGGCATCCATTATTTTCTTCCACGTGCTCATCAATATTGCTATGGCTATAGGCGTAATGCCCGTTATAGGTATTCCTTTACCGTTTATCAGCTATGGGGGTTCATCTTTATGGAGCTTTACCATCCTGCTTTTTATTCTGCTAAAATTGGATAGTAACCGGATGGGGATTATATACGCTTAG